A single window of Asticcacaulis sp. AND118 DNA harbors:
- a CDS encoding glycoside hydrolase family 127 protein produces MNGWTRRGVTVAGMAMAATRAGALSRADLAASPFPLSQVRLKPSIFLTSIEANQRYLLSLSADRLLHNFRAGAGVEPKGEVYGGWEARGIAGHSLGHYLSGVSLMYAQTGKPEFRERAAYVLSELKAVQAKTGDGYAGGTTVRRNGREVDGKVVYEELRKGDIRTSGFDLNGGWVPLYTYHKVFAGALDAHHYAGLKDGLTVAGGLGDYLGTILEGLTDTQVQEILRAEHGGLTESYAELYARTKNPRWLGLAQRLRHRAIVDPLAAGRDELAGKHANTQIPKIVGSARLYELAGDPTDAQTARFFWQTVTRDHSYVIGGNSDHEHFGMPRQLSTRLDQQTCEACNSYNMLRLTRHLYGWSGDAALFDFYERAHLNHIMSQQDPETGMFTYFTGLASGLGRVHSDPTNDFWCCVGSGMESHSKHGESVYWKRGDAVAVNLYYASTLDAPEAKLDMETAFPLSDQVVITVRKAPKSLALRVPGWCAAPVLKRNGQTVGTRDGSYLILTGLKAGDRLELTLPMPVRVEAMPDDAKLIAFLSGPLVLAGDLGPSDKAWEGVDPALVSDRAAPELVAAGGLHQYRLGDQGRPGDLSLKPFFLQHRNRTAVYFRRFGTAEWTAEEPVWRQAAKDRADMAARTVDLIRLGEQQPETDHAFAGTPNTATITHIAERGRLIQKGYIAFDLKTIEGPLVLQVAYAGRDRKKSFRLLVDGQLLATETLSGEPTVARNIVAYPLPEALTRGKAKVRVRLEADRDQWANVYEARILKRAPAQTT; encoded by the coding sequence ATGAACGGCTGGACGCGACGTGGCGTAACGGTGGCAGGCATGGCGATGGCGGCAACGCGCGCCGGAGCCCTGTCAAGGGCGGATCTGGCCGCCTCCCCCTTCCCCCTATCGCAGGTGCGGCTGAAGCCGTCGATCTTCCTGACTTCGATCGAGGCCAATCAGCGCTATCTCCTGTCGTTGTCCGCTGATCGCCTGCTGCACAATTTCCGCGCCGGAGCCGGTGTGGAGCCAAAGGGCGAGGTCTATGGCGGCTGGGAGGCGCGCGGCATAGCAGGCCACAGCCTCGGTCACTATCTGTCCGGCGTATCGTTGATGTATGCTCAGACGGGGAAGCCCGAATTTCGCGAGCGCGCCGCCTATGTGCTGTCCGAACTCAAGGCGGTGCAGGCGAAGACCGGCGACGGCTATGCCGGGGGCACGACGGTCCGCCGTAATGGCCGGGAGGTCGACGGCAAGGTCGTCTATGAGGAGTTGCGCAAGGGCGATATCCGTACCTCCGGCTTCGATCTCAATGGCGGCTGGGTGCCGCTCTATACCTATCACAAGGTCTTCGCCGGGGCGCTGGACGCCCATCACTATGCGGGACTGAAAGACGGGCTGACGGTCGCCGGGGGCCTGGGCGACTATCTGGGGACGATCCTCGAAGGCCTTACGGATACTCAGGTGCAGGAGATTCTGCGCGCCGAACACGGGGGCCTGACCGAATCCTATGCCGAGCTTTACGCCCGCACGAAAAACCCGCGCTGGCTGGGTCTGGCGCAGCGCCTGCGCCATCGCGCCATTGTCGATCCGCTGGCCGCCGGCCGCGACGAACTGGCCGGCAAGCACGCCAATACCCAGATCCCCAAGATCGTCGGCTCGGCCCGCCTGTACGAACTGGCCGGGGACCCGACGGATGCACAAACCGCGCGGTTCTTCTGGCAGACGGTGACGCGCGATCATTCCTACGTCATCGGCGGCAATTCCGACCACGAACATTTCGGTATGCCGCGGCAACTTTCCACCCGCCTCGATCAGCAGACCTGTGAAGCCTGCAACAGCTACAATATGTTGCGCCTGACGCGCCATCTCTATGGCTGGAGCGGGGATGCGGCCCTGTTCGATTTCTACGAGCGGGCGCACCTCAACCACATTATGAGCCAGCAGGACCCGGAAACGGGCATGTTCACCTATTTCACCGGTCTGGCCTCGGGGCTGGGCCGGGTGCATTCCGACCCGACCAATGATTTCTGGTGCTGCGTCGGTTCGGGTATGGAAAGCCATTCCAAGCACGGCGAAAGCGTCTACTGGAAGCGCGGCGACGCCGTGGCGGTCAATCTCTATTACGCCTCGACGCTCGATGCGCCGGAAGCCAAGCTCGATATGGAAACCGCCTTCCCGCTGTCGGATCAGGTGGTCATCACCGTCCGGAAAGCCCCGAAATCCCTGGCCCTGCGCGTGCCCGGCTGGTGCGCCGCGCCGGTGCTGAAGCGCAACGGTCAGACAGTGGGCACTCGCGATGGTAGCTATCTGATACTGACGGGCCTCAAGGCCGGGGACCGCCTCGAACTGACCCTCCCCATGCCGGTGCGCGTCGAGGCCATGCCGGACGACGCCAAGCTGATCGCCTTCCTCAGCGGACCGCTGGTGCTGGCCGGCGATCTCGGCCCGTCGGACAAGGCCTGGGAAGGCGTCGATCCGGCGCTGGTATCGGACAGGGCCGCGCCTGAGCTGGTGGCCGCGGGCGGCCTGCACCAGTATCGGCTGGGCGATCAGGGGCGGCCGGGCGATCTCAGCCTCAAACCCTTCTTTCTCCAGCATCGCAACCGCACCGCCGTCTATTTCCGCCGTTTCGGCACGGCGGAGTGGACGGCCGAAGAACCCGTCTGGCGTCAGGCGGCGAAGGACCGCGCCGACATGGCCGCGCGCACGGTGGACCTGATCCGTCTGGGCGAGCAGCAGCCGGAAACCGACCACGCCTTTGCCGGCACGCCCAACACGGCGACCATCACCCATATCGCCGAGCGCGGGCGCCTGATCCAGAAGGGCTATATCGCGTTCGACCTCAAGACCATCGAAGGGCCGCTGGTGCTGCAAGTGGCCTATGCCGGGCGCGATCGTAAAAAATCGTTCCGCCTGCTGGTGGATGGGCAGTTGCTGGCGACCGAAACCCTGTCGGGCGAGCCGACGGTGGCGCGCAATATCGTCGCCTATCCGCTGCCGGAAGCCCTGACCAGGGGCAAGGCGAAGGTTCGCGTGCGCCTTGAGGCCGACCGCGATCAGTGGG
- the pelA gene encoding pectate lyase, producing the protein MHRRALLSSLAVLPFITPVAAQAAQIGVNTPFPPLTPERIKALAPAGEQAAWLDYLRRSETQLAADQAALLAERKGLSVIPADPKTGNGEKTMPLTQPTEWYASAEGRKVADNIVSFQTPAGGWGKNQPHDTEPRVRGQHFVAGNTLQTKPAGDFDAPTIPNWSYVGTIDNDATITETRFLALAYTATEDVRYRDGSIKGLNYLLNAQFPTGGWPQVWPLMGGYHDGMTLNDNAMISVARLMGDAGRGEAGFGFLPADLRQRLLAAEQRALAVFLKAQVIVDGKRTMWAQQYDALTLMPASARNYEMPSLSSAESGSLLVYLMKQPTPSAEMKAAIVAGIETLEKTRIDGKAFEHTPDRLDRRLVDKPGAGPIWSRYYDLKTLKPIFGNRTKTLHDTIDDVEPERRRGYAWFSSGPQSALKAYIAWKAKYG; encoded by the coding sequence ATGCACCGCCGCGCCTTGCTCTCAAGCCTTGCCGTTCTGCCGTTTATCACACCCGTCGCGGCGCAGGCCGCCCAGATCGGCGTCAACACGCCGTTCCCGCCGCTGACGCCGGAACGCATCAAGGCGCTGGCCCCGGCGGGCGAGCAGGCGGCCTGGCTCGATTACCTCAGGCGGTCGGAAACGCAACTGGCCGCCGATCAGGCCGCTCTTCTGGCCGAGCGCAAGGGCCTGTCGGTCATTCCCGCCGACCCTAAGACCGGCAATGGGGAAAAGACCATGCCGCTTACCCAGCCGACGGAATGGTACGCGTCCGCCGAAGGGCGCAAGGTCGCCGACAATATCGTCAGCTTCCAGACCCCCGCCGGCGGCTGGGGCAAGAATCAGCCGCACGATACCGAGCCCCGCGTGCGCGGGCAGCACTTCGTCGCCGGCAACACCCTGCAAACCAAGCCGGCGGGCGATTTCGACGCGCCGACCATCCCCAACTGGAGCTATGTCGGCACGATCGACAACGACGCGACCATCACCGAAACGCGCTTTCTGGCCCTGGCCTATACCGCCACCGAGGATGTCCGTTACCGCGACGGCTCGATCAAAGGGTTGAATTACCTGCTTAATGCGCAGTTCCCCACCGGCGGCTGGCCGCAGGTCTGGCCGCTGATGGGCGGCTATCACGACGGCATGACGCTCAACGACAACGCCATGATCTCGGTGGCCCGCCTGATGGGCGACGCCGGGCGCGGCGAAGCGGGGTTCGGCTTCCTGCCCGCCGATCTGCGCCAGCGTCTGCTGGCGGCGGAACAACGGGCACTGGCTGTCTTCCTCAAGGCGCAGGTGATCGTCGACGGCAAGCGCACCATGTGGGCCCAGCAATACGACGCCCTGACCCTGATGCCCGCCTCGGCGCGCAACTACGAGATGCCGTCACTGAGTTCCGCCGAAAGCGGCTCTTTGCTGGTCTATCTGATGAAGCAGCCGACCCCTTCGGCGGAGATGAAGGCGGCCATCGTCGCTGGGATCGAAACGCTGGAAAAGACCAGGATCGACGGTAAGGCGTTCGAGCACACGCCCGATCGTCTGGACCGCCGTCTGGTCGACAAGCCGGGCGCCGGTCCCATCTGGTCGCGCTATTACGATCTGAAGACGTTGAAACCCATTTTCGGCAACCGCACCAAGACGCTGCACGACACGATCGACGACGTGGAGCCGGAGCGCCGCCGCGGTTATGCCTGGTTCAGTTCGGGTCCGCAGAGCGCCCTGAAGGCCTATATCGCGTGGAAGGCGAAATATGGCTGA
- a CDS encoding response regulator → MAKPHPAADPAYAPHLPHEGAAVRILLVEDNPANALVAGLFLEQMGYEHDQAGNGREAVESYGTGQYGLILMDLQMPEMDGYEATRRIRHIEAESGKTPVPIVALTAHALSGDREACLAAGMDDYMSKPFKPDELRACLARLIAAPPPAA, encoded by the coding sequence ATGGCCAAACCACACCCGGCCGCAGACCCTGCCTACGCCCCCCACCTACCGCATGAGGGGGCGGCGGTACGAATTCTGCTGGTGGAGGACAATCCCGCCAATGCGCTGGTGGCCGGGCTGTTTCTCGAACAGATGGGCTACGAACACGATCAGGCCGGAAACGGTCGCGAGGCGGTCGAATCCTATGGGACCGGGCAATACGGTCTGATCCTGATGGATCTGCAAATGCCGGAAATGGATGGATACGAAGCGACCCGCCGCATCCGTCATATCGAAGCCGAAAGCGGGAAGACGCCGGTGCCCATCGTGGCGCTGACGGCCCATGCCCTCAGCGGCGACCGCGAGGCCTGTCTGGCGGCGGGCATGGACGACTATATGTCCAAACCCTTTAAGCCCGATGAGCTGCGTGCCTGTCTGGCGCGACTGATCGCTGCGCCGCCACCCGCCGCATAA